Below is a genomic region from Treponema sp. OMZ 798.
TTGTATTTATTAAGGAGAATAATAAATGAAAAAAATAGGTGCACTTTTAATGTTTTTAATCGCAGGCATTTTTTCGGCTTCTTGTACTACAAAATCTGCTGAAAATATTACCCGAATGAGCGGTTCCAGTCTGGAAGCTATTATAAAAGATGAAAAGGAAGTAAAAAACTATCTTATAATCGATGTCCGTGAAGATCATGAATATAAGGCAGGCCATGTCCCGCACTCAATAAATATAAGCGTACAAGAAATCGAAAGCCGCATTTCCGAAATTTCCGATTGGAAAGAAAAAAATGTAATAGTAATCTGCAGGAGCGGAAGAAGGAGCCGAGCAGCAGCCGAAATTCTAGCAAAGCATGGATTTAAAAAGATATTCGATGCTGATGGCGTAAGCAAATATAACTACAAACTGGAAAAATAAAGGTCCTTTTTGATTTTAGAAAAAACTCATTAAAAAGGGCTTGCCTAAAAAGCGATTATATGGCAATATAGCCCCTTAGGAGATATATCGTGTCAAACAAAATTAGAATTGAAGATGAAGAACAATTAATTTCATCCTTAAAAGATCTTATCGAGGCGATAAAAACACAGGAAAACCCTGAAGAATTAAACCTATATCGCCGCATCTTTAAAAAAGCAGTCCCGCTCACGATGCGGTCTTATGTTGCCGCTTACCTTATTAAACAAGCGGGAATCGGGGGCAGCCGCGTTTATAAAAAAGACAGCCGAAACGGCTCTGGAAAAGGTTCTTTTAAACAAAACCCTGCAAGACCGTCAAGGCCTAAAGTCATATTGGCAGAAGAGGAGTCAACAAGTCTTTTTATCGGCGTAGGCCGAAAAAGAGGAATTTTTCCAAAAGATATTATAACCTTGTTGATTCAGGGAGCAGGTATTTCACGTGAACACATCGGCGACATAAGAATTTTGGATAACTACTGCTTTGTCCAAGTTATGCAGGATGAAGCTGAGAGCATCATAGAGAAGCTTAACAACAGCTATTACCGAGGCAAGAATTTAACGGTTAGTCATTCAAGGAAACCAGAGGATGAAGATGAAAATTTTGAAGATTCTGAAGCCTTTAATGACGAGAATGTAGAAAATTACGCAGAAGAAGAAAATAACCAGAATCAGTCTGAAAGCGAATTATAGACCTCAAAAAACCCCTCTTAAAAAGAGGGGCTTTTTTTAGCAGACTGTCAATACTTTTTTAGCAGACTTGTAAGAAAAAAATAAATTTGCTAAAATATGGTATGAAAAATTGTGTTTACGCGGCA
It encodes:
- a CDS encoding rhodanese-like domain-containing protein, with amino-acid sequence MKKIGALLMFLIAGIFSASCTTKSAENITRMSGSSLEAIIKDEKEVKNYLIIDVREDHEYKAGHVPHSINISVQEIESRISEISDWKEKNVIVICRSGRRSRAAAEILAKHGFKKIFDADGVSKYNYKLEK
- a CDS encoding DbpA RNA binding domain-containing protein, translating into MSNKIRIEDEEQLISSLKDLIEAIKTQENPEELNLYRRIFKKAVPLTMRSYVAAYLIKQAGIGGSRVYKKDSRNGSGKGSFKQNPARPSRPKVILAEEESTSLFIGVGRKRGIFPKDIITLLIQGAGISREHIGDIRILDNYCFVQVMQDEAESIIEKLNNSYYRGKNLTVSHSRKPEDEDENFEDSEAFNDENVENYAEEENNQNQSESEL